Genomic segment of Umezawaea sp. Da 62-37:
CGGAAGGCTTGATCAGGTTCTCGCGCTCGGCGAAGAACTCGTCGTTGGCCCACACCACGCTGCCGCCGACCGCGCGGGAAGCCAGGTCGGGAAGCCTTGTCCAGCCGGGCACGTCGGTCATAGGTCTCCTCTGCTCAGCAACCGCCCGAGCGGTTCGGTTCCGGTGATCTCCTGACCGCGCAACCACGTCTGCCGCACGACACCCGCGAGCGGACGCCCGTGGTACGGCGTGACCGGGTTGCGGTGGCGCAGCTTCGCGCGGTCGACGACGAACGCGTCATCCGGCGCGAACACGCAGAAGTCCGCGTCTCCGCCGACCGCGATCCGCCCCTTGCGCGTGAAGCCGACCTGGTCGGCGGGGGCCGACGCCATCCAACGGACGACGTCGGTGAGCGCGTGCCCCCGTTGCCGCGCCTGGGTCCACACGGCGGGCAATCCGAGTTGCAGGCTGGCGATCCCGCCCCACGCGGTGGCGAAGTCGCCCTTCTTCAACTCCGGCGTGCACGGCGAGTGGTCGCTGACGACCAGGTCGATCGTGCCGTCGGCCAACCCCCGCCAGAGCAGCTCCCGGTTGGCCGCCTCGCGGATCGGCGGGCAGCACTTGAACTGCGTCGCGCCGTCCCCGACCTCCTCCGCGGTGAACGTCAGGTAGTGCGGGCAGGTCTCCACGGTGATCCGCACGCCGTCGCGCTTGGCGGCGGCGATGACCGGCAGCGCGCCCGCGTTGGACAGGTGCAGCACGTGCGCCCGCGCGCCGGTCCTCCGAGCGGTCTCGATCACCTGCTCGATCGCGATCGTCTCGGCCGCACCCGGCCTGGAGGCCAGGAACCCGGCGTAGTCCGGTGCCGCGTCGGTGATCGTGTGCGCGTCCTCCGCGTGCACGATCGCCAGCGCGTCGAACGAGGCCAGCTCCTCCAGCGCCGCGCCGAAGTCCGCGGGCTCGACGTGCGGGAACTCGTCCACGCCCGAGTGCACGAGGAAGCACTTGAAGCCGAACACGCCGGCGTCGTGCAGGTCGCGCAGGTCGGGGAGGTTGCCGGGGATGATGCCGCCCCAGAACCCCACGTCGGTGTGCACCCGGCCGCGCGCGGTCTTGCGCTTGACCTCCAGCGCGGCCACGTCGACCGTCGGCGGGAGGCTGTTGAGCGGCATGTCGACGATCGTCGTCACGCCGCCCGCCGCCGCGGCCAGGGTCGCGGTCTCGAAGCCCTCCCACTCGGTGCGGCCGGGGTCGTTGACGTGGACGTGCGTGTCCACGAGTCCGGGCAGCAGCACCTCGTCGTCACCCAGCTCGACGACGCGCGGCCCGTCGAGGTCG
This window contains:
- the allB gene encoding allantoinase AllB, encoding MTFDLVFRARRVVTPDGETATSVGVRDGRVTAVAPDLDGPRVVELGDDEVLLPGLVDTHVHVNDPGRTEWEGFETATLAAAAGGVTTIVDMPLNSLPPTVDVAALEVKRKTARGRVHTDVGFWGGIIPGNLPDLRDLHDAGVFGFKCFLVHSGVDEFPHVEPADFGAALEELASFDALAIVHAEDAHTITDAAPDYAGFLASRPGAAETIAIEQVIETARRTGARAHVLHLSNAGALPVIAAAKRDGVRITVETCPHYLTFTAEEVGDGATQFKCCPPIREAANRELLWRGLADGTIDLVVSDHSPCTPELKKGDFATAWGGIASLQLGLPAVWTQARQRGHALTDVVRWMASAPADQVGFTRKGRIAVGGDADFCVFAPDDAFVVDRAKLRHRNPVTPYHGRPLAGVVRQTWLRGQEITGTEPLGRLLSRGDL